The Streptomyces sp. NBC_00162 sequence ATGGGCGCGCCGGTCCGGCAACGGCGCACGGGGACCGATCAGGTGCCGCCCGGCCTGCGCCGGTTCGGCATCACCGTCCGCGAGTTCGAGGTGGCCCGGCTGCTCGCCGAACGGATCGGGAACAAGGACATCGCCGGCCTGCTGCACATCTCGCCGCGCACCGTCGAGAAGCACGTGGCGAGCCTCCTGCAGAAGACCGGCCACCCCAACCGGTCGGCCTTCGCCTCCGCCGCCCGCGACCTGGTCACCGGCGCCGGTGCCACGGTGCCGGTGTAGGCGGTGTCCTGGGGATCAGGAGAGCGCGCCGGCCCCCGCCAAGGTCACCACCCGGTCGAAGCGGCCGTCGAGATCCTCGTCCCCGTGGTGCACGACGAGGAGGGCGCGCCCCTCGGTCCGCTCCTGCAGGGCCCGGAGCACCAGTTCCCTGCCGCCCTCGTCGAGGTTCGAGAACGGCTCGTCGGCGAGGTACACGTCCGCTTCCTCACACAGGAGAGCGGCGACCCCGACCCGCTGCCGCTGGCCGGACGACAGCTCCGAGGGCAGCTGGTCGGCCAGCGGGTCCAGGCCCATCGACGTGCGCAGCCGCTCGTCGGCGACCAGTTCGCGTACCGGCAGCGGGGGCAGGTTCACCGGGGTGGTCAGGCTCGCCACCCGGGGCGGCAGGGTGACCGCACCCGCGTCGGGGGCGAGCGTCCCGGAGATGATGTGCAGGAGCGTGCTCTTCCCGCAGCCGTTGGGGCCGCGGAGCAGCACGTGCTCACCGGCGCCCAGCTCGAAGTCCTCGATCGACACGTCGGCGCCGTCGCCGTAGACGACCCTGGCCCCGCGGACCAGGACCAGGGATCCTTCCTCGTGGTACGGGATCTCCCGGGCGTCGCGCAGTGCCTGGATCCGCTTGAGGACGGCGGTGCTCCGGCGGGCCTGCGGGATCATGTTGACGAGGTCGAAGATCCCGGTGACGGCCCGCCAGAGCGAGTTCACGAAGGCGAGGAAACTGCCGAACGACATCCTGCCGGAGAAGACGAAGAAGGCTCCGATGATCATCGAGGCGGTGTCCGACAGGTTCATCACCAGGTCGCTGAGGGTCTTCTGCTTCAACGACAGCCGGTAGTTGACGAACTTGATGCCGAGGAACCCGCGCAGCGCGTCCTGGTTCGCCGTACGGGTGCCGGGCAGCAGCGACGGCAGACCGCGCAGCGCGTGGAAGGACTCGAGGGTCCGGGTCAGCTTGTTGATGTACCGCGCCTCCGCCTCGCGTTCGGGCTCGGTGTTGTCCTCGATCCGCCTGGCCAGCCGGTTGCTCACGAGCACCAGCGGCGGCACGATCACCAGCAGGATGAGGCTGGCCTG is a genomic window containing:
- a CDS encoding ATP-binding cassette domain-containing protein, producing MNQLWLTLSGHRARFVVILAAEATTGGLEALLHPLLLKALFDQAILAADFRRFLVLGTGYLLLGLTLNLAGYAISSWRKRFENAFTLVLETELLGRTLGLDGRKVSAAGNASYVSRIHNDVSEGVLPAVDVSIRIARQTVASVVFLGVLLYLSWQASLILLVIVPPLVLVSNRLARRIEDNTEPEREAEARYINKLTRTLESFHALRGLPSLLPGTRTANQDALRGFLGIKFVNYRLSLKQKTLSDLVMNLSDTASMIIGAFFVFSGRMSFGSFLAFVNSLWRAVTGIFDLVNMIPQARRSTAVLKRIQALRDAREIPYHEEGSLVLVRGARVVYGDGADVSIEDFELGAGEHVLLRGPNGCGKSTLLHIISGTLAPDAGAVTLPPRVASLTTPVNLPPLPVRELVADERLRTSMGLDPLADQLPSELSSGQRQRVGVAALLCEEADVYLADEPFSNLDEGGRELVLRALQERTEGRALLVVHHGDEDLDGRFDRVVTLAGAGALS